The sequence below is a genomic window from Uranotaenia lowii strain MFRU-FL chromosome 2, ASM2978415v1, whole genome shotgun sequence.
ATTGTTTTTATCTGTCCCTTCGGCAGTAGACCCTTGACCACTGACGCCAACCCGTGCACCGCCTTCCTCCAAGAAGTACTTATCCTGGGGTCCGACCGAGCGACTAGTCGATCTGGCTCGAATACGCTGACAGTGAGCGATCTCCTCACCATCCGCATTAATCAGTACCGTTACGTTTTCTCCCAAACCACCCCAGGAAGGTGCCTTCATCACTAGATTTGAGGGAGGATCGGCTTTCTGCTGGGACGCTGATCCGTAAATAGTAACCGTTCCTTCGCCCTCGATTTTGGACgattttgagaatttaaacGTTATATCGTTGCCATCGCTTCGTCGAACCAGTTTGTATCCTTCAAGTTTGTAGGGCTGTTTGGATTTGTTGTGAATTCGGATAAACTTTCCCTCGGAGTCACACTCGGCAATTTCCAGGTCACCCTTGGCAGTCGAGCTGATGGAGAAATCTACCGAATCATCGAGGGCGTTGCGTCTACGCTTGAGCGAAGGTGTTCGAAATGGAGGCCGAGATGTGCTCAGCGAAGCTCCAAGAGCCGTAGTACTGGACACGTTTGGGGTGATGTTTAGCCGCGTTTCTTCCGACGATAGCAGCTTGTCATAGGCCCCGATTTCCATGTCCAGAGATGTTTTGATATCCATCAGATCTTGATACTCTTTGAGCTGAACAGACATTTCATCCCGCATACGGCCAAGTTCTTTCTCCAACTTCTGGCGCTCATCTTCGTGCTGAGCTCGTTCTTCATTCAACCGACTTTCCAAATTCTGAATTCGAGCATCGTATAAATCGGAGATTTCATCACGATTCATACGAATCTGTTGATCGTACTGATCCCTCAAATCCTGTAAAGTTTGCTGTAGCTTAGTTTCGTACTGTTCCATCAGCAGCCCATCGATCTCGCTTATCTCATTCTGGCGACGCATCTTGCTTTCCGACAGCTCCTGGTTGTGAACCTGCTCCTTGAACGTCAACTCTTCGCGCAAACTTTGGATAT
It includes:
- the LOC129748692 gene encoding lamin Dm0-like; translation: MSSRSKKTSVPTSTSGAQSVSSSASTISSMTGSSETALSPSRRSRLHEKHSLINLNDRLACYIERVRYLEQENAKLSLEMSAYQENAEREVANLKNIYEGELTDARKLLDETARDKAKAEIDAKRYMEETELLRVKLNKKIKELAELEREARISEARIIELSSSYNNVSSERKKLQDELKDLEKDNVKMKKTFETMRKDLEHETLIRVDLENNIQSLREELTFKEQVHNQELSESKMRRQNEISEIDGLLMEQYETKLQQTLQDLRDQYDQQIRMNRDEISDLYDARIQNLESRLNEERAQHEDERQKLEKELGRMRDEMSVQLKEYQDLMDIKTSLDMEIGAYDKLLSSEETRLNITPNVSSTTALGASLSTSRPPFRTPSLKRRRNALDDSVDFSISSTAKGDLEIAECDSEGKFIRIHNKSKQPYKLEGYKLVRRSDGNDITFKFSKSSKIEGEGTVTIYGSASQQKADPPSNLVMKAPSWGGLGENVTVLINADGEEIAHCQRIRARSTSRSVGPQDKYFLEEGGARVGVSGQGSTAEGTDKNNEQCSIM